One part of the Xylocopa sonorina isolate GNS202 chromosome 10, iyXylSono1_principal, whole genome shotgun sequence genome encodes these proteins:
- the LOC143428668 gene encoding uncharacterized protein LOC143428668, with protein sequence MSVAASSAKMKWPSMTFTDVFSLWLSPYIRYHRIDNEQRHSRQYKVPLNNVSVRTKGRHPSSRYFYQPAGDSEEEIGDRTPSQFLCHMRDLAGTTVSDEFLRPFWSGRRPAMARAFVTAQTDFPLNKLAKIADQIHDGIAQQVASITPSSTTELLLKRLERLELEISEHRKFRSQICVQTRDSAAAARVPFGKRGGMPTNVATSKGPATSHLFVTDRATKEEVLIDTGLDLCVYPRTRIKGRIQMTKYQLCAANIIINIYGDRTINLNMGLRRAFPWSVIINEPWPH encoded by the exons ATgtctgtagcggctagcagtgcAAAA ATGAAATGGCCATCCATGACGTTTACTGATGTATTTTCTCTCTGGCTAAGTCCATACATTCGTTATCATCGTATCGATAACGAACAGCGTCACAGCCGGCAGTACAAAGTTCCATTAAATAATGTCTCAGTTAGAACCAAAGGACGCCATCCAAGTTCAAGATATTTTTATCAACCCGCTGGGGACTCAGAA GAGGAAATAGGAGATAGAACGCCGTCGCAGTTCTTATGTCATATGAGGGACCTGGCAGGAACTACGGTGTCCGATGAATTCCTAAGGCCGTTCTGGTCCGGTCGACGGCCGGCTATGGCCAGGGCTTTTGTCACGGCCCAAACAGACTTCCCGCTAAACAAATTAGCCAAAATAGCGGACCAAATCCACGATGGGATCGCACAGCAAGTTGCTAGCATAACGCCGAGCAGTACCACCGAGCTCTTATTAAAACGATTGGAAAGATTGGAGCTCGAAATATCGGAGCATCGAAAATTTCGCTCTCAAATTTGCGTCCAGACAAGAGATTCTGCAGCCGCCGCACGA GTTCCATTCGGGAAACGAGGAGGGATGCCAACGAACGTGGCAACCAGTAAGGGTCCAGCGACTAGCCACCTGTTTGTCACCGATCGAGCAACGAAGGAAGAAGTTTTGATCGATACCGGTTTGGACCTTTGCGTGTATCCTCGCACACGTATCAAAGGCCGAATTCAGATGACAAAGTACCAGCTATGTGCGGCTAACATTATAATAAACATCTACGGCGACAGGACGATCAACCTGAACATGGGACTCCGACGAGCATTTCC